One Xenopus tropicalis strain Nigerian chromosome 8, UCB_Xtro_10.0, whole genome shotgun sequence genomic window carries:
- the ehmt1 gene encoding histone-lysine N-methyltransferase EHMT1 isoform X3 has protein sequence MEMRVDTSQTESRNDLFLKTDLLKAIANSQEEVSEAMAGDENLSDKQVGETNGSCEKNESKELGLLTLATPDSTKLPHQDCVFKTFRVAENGVYDRDTEGQYPFKASNPTQTSVTGSNGYILNKPAILEQPLRTSSLSPLSGHAAKTLPVAASKPKAASNVYVPPAPSPVPPNPGDPGRVENTKQQDSALPDLKVHRARKTLPKTSGSSPIHKEPKEPSEQDETKDESAPKNGLDDEKEEPQSPSSAPQQLLPQGQNSAKSLSAALVCRKKKRRMGMYSLVPKKKTKVPKQRSVLEMFRNITYTSSSPKSEKESDVPHVNGESMEMDSEDEDSEDMEEEDYHSSETPASESQEEPGVPKEATSEADSSRKVDEVDSEGDEDVESGDSVEEEDDGAESDLSSESSLRKKQEKKKTLAESPWMKGSRRRKRKNKENPNPLLASSGEAREASMEYTEVSLDSLDLRVKEMLSPQSNDLSNGSEAMELDGLQGIPLCSCRMETPKEEEVSAKAGEHCMAIESTGQEQLGRCTNRVAKYELMRPSNKVRHLVLCEDHRGKMVKHQCCPGCGYFCTAGTFMECQPDSTISHRFHKDCATRVNNSSYCPHCGEEASKAKEVTIAKADTTSSLAPVTGEWEKVSAAEGQADTTTESEAMALKAPEENKQEATSSLPGGTPEPIETPSLGKPPSLSQGPVKETLESALLALDSEKPKKLRFHPKQLYFSARQGELQKVLMMLVDGIDPNYKMEQHSRRTPLHAAAEMGYTDICHMLIQAGANLDSCSEDQRTPLMEAAENNHLDTVKYLVKGGALIDPKDSEGSTCLHLAAKKGHYEVVKYLLSSERTDVNCQDDGGWTPMIWATEYKHVEIVKLLHSSRADVNIRDNEENICLHWAAFAGSVEIAEILLASKCDLRAVNIHGDSPLHIAARENRHECVMLFLGHGSEVGLKNKEGETPLECSAPNSDVWAALSKCQALPEKPTLQEKVVDRDISRGYENIPIPCVNAEDSELCPVNYKYVSQNCVTSPLNIDRNITHLQYCVCIDDCSSSNCMCGQLSMRCWYDKNGRLLPEFNMLEPPLIFECNHACSCWRNCRNRVVQNGLKIRLQLFRTKSKGWGVRSLQDIPQGTFVCEYVGELISDAEADVREDDTYLFDLDNKDREVYCIDARFYGNISRFINHLCEPNLLPVRVFMSHQDLRFPRIGFFSSRHIGAGEEIGFDYGDRFWDVKGKLFSCQCGSPKCKHPIKVLSPSQSFTPAETPSEIGLPDTSSATPPSPSQPQ, from the exons ATGGAAATG CGTGTCGATACAAGCCAGACGGAGTCCAGGAACGACTTATTCCTGAAGACGGACTTGTTGAAGGCGATAGCCAACAGCCAAGAGGAAG TATCTGAAGCCATGGCCGGCGACGAAAACTTGTCGGACAAGCAGGTCGGTGAAACGAATGGATCTTGTGAAAAGAACGAGTCCAAGGAGCTCGGTTTATTGACGCTTGCCACCCCAGACAGCACAAAACTCCCTCACCAGGACTGTGTTTTTAAAACTTTTCGTGTGGCAGAGAACGGGGTGTACGACCGAGACACGGAGGGGCAGTACCCCTTTAAAGCGAGCAACCCCACACAGACATCCGTAACGGGAAGTAATGGGTACATTTTAAACAAACCTGCCATTTTGGAGCAGCCATTAAGGACTTCAAGCTTGTCACCTCTGAGTGGCCATGCTGCTAAAACTCTACCGGTTGCTGCCAGCAAACCCAAAGCAGCTTCTAATGTCTACGTCCCTCCTGCCCCTTCTCCTGTCCCTCCGAACCCTGGGGATCCGGGGCGGGTTGAGAACACAAAGCAACAGGACAGCGCTTTACCTGATCTGAAAGTTCACCGTGCAAGGAAAACTCTACCGAAGACAAGCGGCAGTTCG CCCATCCATAAAGAGCCCAAAGAACCATCCGAGCAGGACGAAACCAAGGACGAGAGTGCACCCAAAAATGGTTTAGATGACGAGAAAGAGGAACCCCAGTCTCCCTCCTCTGCCCCTCAACAGCTGCTACCTCAGGGTCAAAACTCTGCCAAGTCGCTCTCAG CTGCACTGGTGTGTCGGAAGAAGAAACGGCGGATGGGCATGTACAGCCTCGTACCCAAGAAGAAGACCAAAGTGCCAAAGCAAAGAAGCGTGCTGGAGATGTTCCGGAACATCACCTACACCTCTTCCAgtcccaag AGCGAGAAAGAGTCCGATGTTCCTCATGTTAACGGGGAAAGCATGGAGATGGATTCCGAAGACGAGGATTCGGAAGACATGGAAGAAGAGGACTACCACAGTTCGGAGACGCCAGCCTCGGAGAGTCAGGAAGAGCCCGGTGTTCCTAAAGAGGCCACCTCAGAAGCCGACAGTTCCAGAAAG GTCGATGAGGTTGATTCTGAAGGAGATGAAGACGTGGAGTCTGGGGATTCTGTAGAGGAGGAAGATGACGGAGCAGAGTCTGATTTA AGCTCAGAGTCCAGTTTAAGGAAGAAGCAAGAGAAGAAGAAGACCCTGGCCGAAAGCCCCTGGATGAAGGGTTCTAGGCGACGGAAGAGAAAGAACAAGGAAAATCCCAATCCGCTTCTAG cttcaTCGGGAGAGGCTCGGGAAGCCAGCATGGAATACACAGAGGTCTCATTAGACTCCTTGGATCTGCGCGTCAAAGAGATGTTATCTCCGCAGTCTAACG ATCTCTCTAATGGCTCGGAGGCCATGGAACTGGACGGCCTTCAGGGGATCCCCCTCTGCAGCTGCCGGATGGAGACCCCCAAAGAAGAGGAGGTGTCGGCAAAGGCTGGAGAGCATTGCATGGCCATTGAGAGCACTGGCCAAGAG CAGCTGGGTCGCTGTACCAACAGGGTGGCAAAGTACGAGCTAATGAGGCCTTCTAACAAGGTGCGTCATCTGGTGCTGTGTGAGGATCACCGGGGCAAGATGGTCAAACACCAGTGTTGTCCTGGCTGCGGTTACTTCTGCACAGCG GGGACCTTCATGGAATGCCAGCCGGACAGCACCATCTCCCACCGATTCCACAAGGACTGCGCCACCCGGGTCAACAACTCGAGCTACTGCCCACACTGCGGGGAGGAGGCCTCCAAAGCGAAGGAGGTGACCATCGCCAAGGCCGACACCACGTCCTCCCTGGCCCCAGTGACCGGCGAATGGGAGAAAGTCAGTGCGGCAGAGGGACAGGCGGACACTACAACCGAGAG CGAGGCCATGGCTCTAAAGGCGCCAGAGGAGAATAAGCAAGAAGCAACATCTTCCCTCCCTGGAGGAACCCCTGAGCCTATAGAGACCCCAAGTTTGGGCAAACCACCCTCTCTGTCTCAGGGGCCCGTCAAGGAGACCTTGGAAAGCGCTCTACTCGCTTTGGACTCTGAAAA ACCCAAGAAATTGCGGTTTCACCCAAAGCAGCTGTATTTTTCTGCCCGGCAAGGAGAGCTGCAGAAAGTCCTGATGATGCTGG TGGACGGTATTGACCCCAACTACAAAATGGAGCAGCACAGTCGGAGAACACCACTTCACGCAGCGGCAGAGATGGGTTACACGGACATCTGCCACATGCTTATACAG GCCGGAGCCAACCTAGACAGCTGCTCGGAGGATCAACGCACCCCCCTGATGGAGGCAGCTGAAAATAATCATCTTGATACTGTGAAATACCTGGTGAAGGGCGGAGCTCTAATTGACCCTAAG GACTCCGAGGGCTCCACTTGTCTTCATCTGGCGGCCAAGAAGGGTCACTACGAAGTGGTGAAATATCTCCTCTCCTCCGAGAGAACCGACGTCAACTGCCAG GACGACGGGGGCTGGACCCCGATGATCTGGGCTACCGAGTACAAGCACGTGGAGATAGTCAAACTGTTACATTCCTCCCGCGCGGACGTCAATATCCGCGATAAT GAGGAGAACATCTGCCTGCACTGGGCCGCCTTCGCCGGTTCCGTCGAGATAGCGGAAATCCTCCTGGCTTCCAAATGTGACCTCCGAGCTGTGAATATCCACGGGGACTCCCCGCTCCATATTGCCGCCCGCGAGAACCGCCACGAGTGCGTCAT GCTGTTCCTGGGTCACGGCTCGGAAGTGGGACTGAAGAACAAAGAGGGCGAGACGCCGCTGGAGTGCTCGGCGCCCAACTCCGACGTTTGGGCGGCCCTTAGCAAGTGCCAGGCCTTGCCCGAGAAGCCCACGCTGCAGGAAAAGGTGGTGGACAG GGATATATCCCGGGGGTACGAGAATATCCCCATCCCTTGCGTCAACGCCGAAGACTCCGAGCTGTGTCCCGTCAACTACAAATACGTCTCTCAGAACTGCGTGACCTCCCCGCTGAACATCGACAGAAACATTACCCATCTGCAG TACTGTGTGTGCATCGATGACTGTTCCTCTAGTAACTGTATGTGCGGCCAGCTGAGTATGAGGTGCTGGTACGACAAG AACGGGCGCTTGTTACCAGAGTTCAACATGTTGGAGCCCCCACTGATCTTCGAATGCAACCACGCCTGCTCCTGCTGGCGCAACTGCCGCAACCGTGTGGTTCAAAATGGCTTGAA GATTAGATTGCAACTGTTCCGCACCAAAAGCAAAGGCTGGGGGGTGCGATCCCTGCAAGACATTCCCCAGGGGACCTTCGTATGCGA gtatgtgggggagctgattTCGGACGCAGAGGCTGACGTTCGAGAGGATGACACCTACCTCTTTGATCTTGATAACAAG GACCGAGAGGTTTACTGCATCGACGCCCGTTTCTACGGCAACATCAGTCGCTTTATCAACCACCTCTGCGAGCCGAACCTGCTCCCCGTGCGAGTCTTTATGTCCCACCAGGATCTGCGCTTTCCCCGCATCGGCTTCTTCAGCAGCCGGCACATCGGCGCGGGGGAGGAGATCGG GTTTGATTACGGCGACCGATTCTGGGACGTCAAGGGGAAGCTCTTCAGCTGCCAGTGCGGTTCCCCCAAGTGCAAGCACCCAATCAAAGTCCTTTCCCCGAGCCAGTCATTCACCCCCGCAGAAACTCCGTCGGAGATTGGCTTACCCGACACCAGCTCGGCCACCCCCCCGAGCCCCTCGCAGCCGCAGTGA
- the ehmt1 gene encoding histone-lysine N-methyltransferase EHMT1 isoform X1 — translation MATLDAERVDTSQTESRNDLFLKTDLLKAIANSQEEVSEAMAGDENLSDKQVGETNGSCEKNESKELGLLTLATPDSTKLPHQDCVFKTFRVAENGVYDRDTEGQYPFKASNPTQTSVTGSNGYILNKPAILEQPLRTSSLSPLSGHAAKTLPVAASKPKAASNVYVPPAPSPVPPNPGDPGRVENTKQQDSALPDLKVHRARKTLPKTSGSSPIHKEPKEPSEQDETKDESAPKNGLDDEKEEPQSPSSAPQQLLPQGQNSAKSLSAALVCRKKKRRMGMYSLVPKKKTKVPKQRSVLEMFRNITYTSSSPKSEKESDVPHVNGESMEMDSEDEDSEDMEEEDYHSSETPASESQEEPGVPKEATSEADSSRKVDEVDSEGDEDVESGDSVEEEDDGAESDLSSESSLRKKQEKKKTLAESPWMKGSRRRKRKNKENPNPLLASSGEAREASMEYTEVSLDSLDLRVKEMLSPQSNDLSNGSEAMELDGLQGIPLCSCRMETPKEEEVSAKAGEHCMAIESTGQEQLGRCTNRVAKYELMRPSNKVRHLVLCEDHRGKMVKHQCCPGCGYFCTAGTFMECQPDSTISHRFHKDCATRVNNSSYCPHCGEEASKAKEVTIAKADTTSSLAPVTGEWEKVSAAEGQADTTTESEAMALKAPEENKQEATSSLPGGTPEPIETPSLGKPPSLSQGPVKETLESALLALDSEKPKKLRFHPKQLYFSARQGELQKVLMMLVDGIDPNYKMEQHSRRTPLHAAAEMGYTDICHMLIQAGANLDSCSEDQRTPLMEAAENNHLDTVKYLVKGGALIDPKDSEGSTCLHLAAKKGHYEVVKYLLSSERTDVNCQDDGGWTPMIWATEYKHVEIVKLLHSSRADVNIRDNEENICLHWAAFAGSVEIAEILLASKCDLRAVNIHGDSPLHIAARENRHECVMLFLGHGSEVGLKNKEGETPLECSAPNSDVWAALSKCQALPEKPTLQEKVVDRDISRGYENIPIPCVNAEDSELCPVNYKYVSQNCVTSPLNIDRNITHLQYCVCIDDCSSSNCMCGQLSMRCWYDKNGRLLPEFNMLEPPLIFECNHACSCWRNCRNRVVQNGLKIRLQLFRTKSKGWGVRSLQDIPQGTFVCEYVGELISDAEADVREDDTYLFDLDNKDREVYCIDARFYGNISRFINHLCEPNLLPVRVFMSHQDLRFPRIGFFSSRHIGAGEEIGFDYGDRFWDVKGKLFSCQCGSPKCKHPIKVLSPSQSFTPAETPSEIGLPDTSSATPPSPSQPQ, via the exons CGTGTCGATACAAGCCAGACGGAGTCCAGGAACGACTTATTCCTGAAGACGGACTTGTTGAAGGCGATAGCCAACAGCCAAGAGGAAG TATCTGAAGCCATGGCCGGCGACGAAAACTTGTCGGACAAGCAGGTCGGTGAAACGAATGGATCTTGTGAAAAGAACGAGTCCAAGGAGCTCGGTTTATTGACGCTTGCCACCCCAGACAGCACAAAACTCCCTCACCAGGACTGTGTTTTTAAAACTTTTCGTGTGGCAGAGAACGGGGTGTACGACCGAGACACGGAGGGGCAGTACCCCTTTAAAGCGAGCAACCCCACACAGACATCCGTAACGGGAAGTAATGGGTACATTTTAAACAAACCTGCCATTTTGGAGCAGCCATTAAGGACTTCAAGCTTGTCACCTCTGAGTGGCCATGCTGCTAAAACTCTACCGGTTGCTGCCAGCAAACCCAAAGCAGCTTCTAATGTCTACGTCCCTCCTGCCCCTTCTCCTGTCCCTCCGAACCCTGGGGATCCGGGGCGGGTTGAGAACACAAAGCAACAGGACAGCGCTTTACCTGATCTGAAAGTTCACCGTGCAAGGAAAACTCTACCGAAGACAAGCGGCAGTTCG CCCATCCATAAAGAGCCCAAAGAACCATCCGAGCAGGACGAAACCAAGGACGAGAGTGCACCCAAAAATGGTTTAGATGACGAGAAAGAGGAACCCCAGTCTCCCTCCTCTGCCCCTCAACAGCTGCTACCTCAGGGTCAAAACTCTGCCAAGTCGCTCTCAG CTGCACTGGTGTGTCGGAAGAAGAAACGGCGGATGGGCATGTACAGCCTCGTACCCAAGAAGAAGACCAAAGTGCCAAAGCAAAGAAGCGTGCTGGAGATGTTCCGGAACATCACCTACACCTCTTCCAgtcccaag AGCGAGAAAGAGTCCGATGTTCCTCATGTTAACGGGGAAAGCATGGAGATGGATTCCGAAGACGAGGATTCGGAAGACATGGAAGAAGAGGACTACCACAGTTCGGAGACGCCAGCCTCGGAGAGTCAGGAAGAGCCCGGTGTTCCTAAAGAGGCCACCTCAGAAGCCGACAGTTCCAGAAAG GTCGATGAGGTTGATTCTGAAGGAGATGAAGACGTGGAGTCTGGGGATTCTGTAGAGGAGGAAGATGACGGAGCAGAGTCTGATTTA AGCTCAGAGTCCAGTTTAAGGAAGAAGCAAGAGAAGAAGAAGACCCTGGCCGAAAGCCCCTGGATGAAGGGTTCTAGGCGACGGAAGAGAAAGAACAAGGAAAATCCCAATCCGCTTCTAG cttcaTCGGGAGAGGCTCGGGAAGCCAGCATGGAATACACAGAGGTCTCATTAGACTCCTTGGATCTGCGCGTCAAAGAGATGTTATCTCCGCAGTCTAACG ATCTCTCTAATGGCTCGGAGGCCATGGAACTGGACGGCCTTCAGGGGATCCCCCTCTGCAGCTGCCGGATGGAGACCCCCAAAGAAGAGGAGGTGTCGGCAAAGGCTGGAGAGCATTGCATGGCCATTGAGAGCACTGGCCAAGAG CAGCTGGGTCGCTGTACCAACAGGGTGGCAAAGTACGAGCTAATGAGGCCTTCTAACAAGGTGCGTCATCTGGTGCTGTGTGAGGATCACCGGGGCAAGATGGTCAAACACCAGTGTTGTCCTGGCTGCGGTTACTTCTGCACAGCG GGGACCTTCATGGAATGCCAGCCGGACAGCACCATCTCCCACCGATTCCACAAGGACTGCGCCACCCGGGTCAACAACTCGAGCTACTGCCCACACTGCGGGGAGGAGGCCTCCAAAGCGAAGGAGGTGACCATCGCCAAGGCCGACACCACGTCCTCCCTGGCCCCAGTGACCGGCGAATGGGAGAAAGTCAGTGCGGCAGAGGGACAGGCGGACACTACAACCGAGAG CGAGGCCATGGCTCTAAAGGCGCCAGAGGAGAATAAGCAAGAAGCAACATCTTCCCTCCCTGGAGGAACCCCTGAGCCTATAGAGACCCCAAGTTTGGGCAAACCACCCTCTCTGTCTCAGGGGCCCGTCAAGGAGACCTTGGAAAGCGCTCTACTCGCTTTGGACTCTGAAAA ACCCAAGAAATTGCGGTTTCACCCAAAGCAGCTGTATTTTTCTGCCCGGCAAGGAGAGCTGCAGAAAGTCCTGATGATGCTGG TGGACGGTATTGACCCCAACTACAAAATGGAGCAGCACAGTCGGAGAACACCACTTCACGCAGCGGCAGAGATGGGTTACACGGACATCTGCCACATGCTTATACAG GCCGGAGCCAACCTAGACAGCTGCTCGGAGGATCAACGCACCCCCCTGATGGAGGCAGCTGAAAATAATCATCTTGATACTGTGAAATACCTGGTGAAGGGCGGAGCTCTAATTGACCCTAAG GACTCCGAGGGCTCCACTTGTCTTCATCTGGCGGCCAAGAAGGGTCACTACGAAGTGGTGAAATATCTCCTCTCCTCCGAGAGAACCGACGTCAACTGCCAG GACGACGGGGGCTGGACCCCGATGATCTGGGCTACCGAGTACAAGCACGTGGAGATAGTCAAACTGTTACATTCCTCCCGCGCGGACGTCAATATCCGCGATAAT GAGGAGAACATCTGCCTGCACTGGGCCGCCTTCGCCGGTTCCGTCGAGATAGCGGAAATCCTCCTGGCTTCCAAATGTGACCTCCGAGCTGTGAATATCCACGGGGACTCCCCGCTCCATATTGCCGCCCGCGAGAACCGCCACGAGTGCGTCAT GCTGTTCCTGGGTCACGGCTCGGAAGTGGGACTGAAGAACAAAGAGGGCGAGACGCCGCTGGAGTGCTCGGCGCCCAACTCCGACGTTTGGGCGGCCCTTAGCAAGTGCCAGGCCTTGCCCGAGAAGCCCACGCTGCAGGAAAAGGTGGTGGACAG GGATATATCCCGGGGGTACGAGAATATCCCCATCCCTTGCGTCAACGCCGAAGACTCCGAGCTGTGTCCCGTCAACTACAAATACGTCTCTCAGAACTGCGTGACCTCCCCGCTGAACATCGACAGAAACATTACCCATCTGCAG TACTGTGTGTGCATCGATGACTGTTCCTCTAGTAACTGTATGTGCGGCCAGCTGAGTATGAGGTGCTGGTACGACAAG AACGGGCGCTTGTTACCAGAGTTCAACATGTTGGAGCCCCCACTGATCTTCGAATGCAACCACGCCTGCTCCTGCTGGCGCAACTGCCGCAACCGTGTGGTTCAAAATGGCTTGAA GATTAGATTGCAACTGTTCCGCACCAAAAGCAAAGGCTGGGGGGTGCGATCCCTGCAAGACATTCCCCAGGGGACCTTCGTATGCGA gtatgtgggggagctgattTCGGACGCAGAGGCTGACGTTCGAGAGGATGACACCTACCTCTTTGATCTTGATAACAAG GACCGAGAGGTTTACTGCATCGACGCCCGTTTCTACGGCAACATCAGTCGCTTTATCAACCACCTCTGCGAGCCGAACCTGCTCCCCGTGCGAGTCTTTATGTCCCACCAGGATCTGCGCTTTCCCCGCATCGGCTTCTTCAGCAGCCGGCACATCGGCGCGGGGGAGGAGATCGG GTTTGATTACGGCGACCGATTCTGGGACGTCAAGGGGAAGCTCTTCAGCTGCCAGTGCGGTTCCCCCAAGTGCAAGCACCCAATCAAAGTCCTTTCCCCGAGCCAGTCATTCACCCCCGCAGAAACTCCGTCGGAGATTGGCTTACCCGACACCAGCTCGGCCACCCCCCCGAGCCCCTCGCAGCCGCAGTGA